A single genomic interval of Saccharothrix saharensis harbors:
- the trpA gene encoding tryptophan synthase subunit alpha, producing MSVGLGLRADGRRLLIPYVMAGVVPDWLDLVRGVVEAGADAVEIGLPFSDPMLDGPTVQRASALSAGRGGRPGPLLDELAGLDLDVPLVVMTYANVAMTLAPERGVGGFVDHLAAVGVRGVIVPDLPLEESAEYRARAAEAGVDAVLLVAPACGDDRCREIARASSGFVYCMSSMQITGERADLAQTARETARRVKGMTELPVVTGFGISTVQHAVEACADADGIVIASVLMRMLVDGAPVAQVVEEVATFRRALSSVQHSPVGG from the coding sequence ATGAGCGTGGGACTGGGCTTGCGGGCCGACGGGCGTCGGCTGTTGATCCCGTACGTGATGGCGGGGGTCGTGCCGGACTGGCTCGACCTGGTCCGGGGCGTGGTGGAGGCCGGGGCGGACGCGGTGGAGATCGGCCTGCCGTTCTCCGACCCGATGCTGGACGGGCCGACGGTGCAGCGGGCCTCCGCGCTGTCCGCCGGTCGGGGCGGTCGGCCGGGACCGCTGCTGGACGAACTGGCCGGGCTCGACCTGGACGTGCCGCTGGTCGTCATGACGTACGCGAACGTGGCTATGACGTTGGCGCCGGAACGCGGCGTCGGCGGGTTCGTCGACCACCTCGCGGCGGTGGGTGTGCGGGGTGTGATCGTGCCGGACCTGCCGTTGGAGGAGTCGGCGGAGTACCGGGCCCGTGCGGCGGAGGCCGGGGTGGACGCGGTGCTGCTGGTCGCGCCCGCGTGCGGTGACGACCGGTGCCGTGAAATCGCGCGGGCGTCGTCCGGGTTCGTGTACTGCATGAGCTCCATGCAGATCACCGGTGAACGGGCCGACCTCGCCCAGACGGCCCGTGAGACCGCGCGGCGGGTGAAGGGCATGACCGAGCTGCCCGTGGTGACCGGTTTCGGCATCTCCACGGTGCAGCACGCGGTGGAGGCGTGCGCGGACGCGGACGGCATCGTGATCGCTTCGGTGCTGATGCGGATGCTGGTCGACGGCGCGCCCGTCGCCCAGGTCGTGGAGGAGGTGGCCACGTTCCGCCGGGCGCTATCCTCCGTGCAGCACTCCCCGGTCGGGGGCTGA